The Plasmodium vinckei vinckei genome assembly, chromosome: PVVCY_14 genome window below encodes:
- a CDS encoding negative elongation factor A, putative, which yields MKESDIHNSMEKDQKANKENGEDDRKQSKDISFSNDCMENKEDTKSKRSKNSPIINKDEVNEISDKYIKYLECIKNNWSSSQASKLLNEKLIKYISERFLYMSSSLKVRVLTSFFYLTDKLRIETKEYLLLITANGEIDGNGWVKKFSRILKQFVKTGIIDIKDIDSQTMHRILNYIDQESSNKKGKKCYNHNKKEIEYIHMCDPINELKNLENKNIIHLDEYKMFTPSKNFDCLLLSVIKKGINEFKK from the exons ATGAAGGAAAGTGATATTCATAATTCTATGGAGAAGGACCAAAAAgctaataaagaaaatggtGAAGATGACAGAAAACAGAGCAAGGATATTAGCTTTAGCAATGACTGTATGGAAAACAAAGAAGATACTAAAAGTAAAAGATCAAAAAATAGTcctataataaataaagacgaagttaatgaaataagtgacaagtatataaaatatttagaatgtataaaaaataattggtCTTCATCTCAAGCATCAAAgttattaaatgaaaaattaataaaatatatatctgaacggtttttatatatgtctaGTTCTCTAAAGGTTAGAGTATTAACAagctttttttatttaactGATAAGTTACGAATTGAAACaaaagaatatttattattaattacaGCTAATGGCGAAATTGATGGTAATGGATGggttaaaaaatttagcCGTATTTTAAAGCAATTCGTTAAAACCGGAATTATTGATATTAAGGATATAGATAGCCAAACAATGCACagaattttaaattatattgacCAAGAAAGTAGCAATAAAAAGGGGAAAAAATGCTATAACCAcaataaaaaggaaatcgaatatatacatatgtgtGATCCgataaatgaattaaaaaatttagaaaataaaaatattatacatttggacgaatataaaatgtttacaccctcaaaaaattttgattgCCTTCTTTTATCG gtaattaaaaaagggattaatgaatttaaaaaataa
- a CDS encoding histone H2B variant, putative, translated as MSGKGPAQKSQAAKKTAGKTLGPRHKRKRRTESFSLYIFKVLKQVHPETGVTKKSMNIMNSFINDIFDRLVTEATRLIRYNKKRTLSSREIQTAVRLLLPGELSKHAVSEGTKAVTKYTTSGA; from the coding sequence atgtCAGGAAAAGGACCAGCACAAAAATCACAGGCTGCAAAGAAAACTGCAGGAAAAACCTTGGGCCCAAGGcacaaaagaaaaagaagaacAGAATCTTTTTCactttacatttttaaagttTTAAAACAAGTCCACCCAGAAACAGGagtaacaaaaaaaagtatgaACATTATGAATTCATTTATCAATGATATTTTTGACAGATTAGTTACTGAAGCAACTAGATTAATTCgttacaataaaaaaagaacttTATCATCACGTGAAATTCAAACTGCAGTTAGATTACTTTTACCTGGTGAATTATCAAAACACGCTGTTTCAGAAGGTACCAAAGCTGTAACAAAATACACTACCAGTGgtgcataa
- a CDS encoding palmitoyltransferase DHHC4, putative codes for MKIFKSNKSLERVNFDKIHNVQIYGENKIHCNGLFISGASYLAVTSSFLMMLIPVIIFHAFTSPWLFKKDIYLVTVFNLIFFVLTIYTFFKTSFMDPGIIPRQSSVLNLYDAIIDQYRGAQPPKQKEVLINGVFYKLKYCYTCNIYRGIRTVHCSICDNCVEKFDHHCPWVGNCIGARNYKYFIYFIFNLYILICITLGASIYKLTICMNILSNKGYNSEKIFIHIWAMATDSIILIIYTILTLWFVIGLLCYHIYTIVTNQTTYEQIKTFYQNDNPFNIGILNNIKEILFTKIRPSYINFENPKLQVIDQYSSHNIIAYSDKSISIDQEIGNISHTASIDDKECNSIKGDIIDDHIHGEVEMKEDSQLLKKHDNEFVEKNKNLFLSTKRKDSKGGKEYNSFDINARNKSNIFKNKRISKKKTDHLNSSKNNIIFNRGIEKSARSKNYKNKIISKISKIKLIKTKKKKISEELNNDIEINNYQNKCIIDVNNNLGSLYIRNDGSSGSKTNNEVFSDMENELDEAYYYSSRANNLADINKKVNGKKKKKHNKKYYIISIKNWEKNNINTKNVENDRDYYNDIYNINTYKDKVIKTNEINENIHEAKYNHHNHLTRVRKKVEYKLLFKKKFPFILKHKNKIQTFYMIRDPKTDNKSIYPYSTENIDHENPSEILSIDNIPIADNETELKKINYLKKECPHKMHQSNYSDSSTNKLKNALSEEYSNFDILSDINHNKYDDSNISYRNVKRETLGKRESKESNKKMSRKRKDDGIVAIRKNVILSIYNHNDKGNSVEPLDKEKKNNLECKNVIYNIRDKKEKLITLLKYKKKGKRRHDSKISLAYLSQVNNMDLYNFSQIYKRRYTKIYQWKSKKIQQKIIRRKKIKLLSRSSHKNIHTYYNNSKCFLENLNRLNDFQINNSKLINRYYQHNTLYSTTTKYNRLDNAKLYSYLAHMKNIQNRSDIKKKSKASRFFDLFTTFALIINCINIPSNNDNEY; via the exons atgaaaatatttaaaagcaATAAATCGTTAGAAAGAGTTAATTTTGACAAAATACATAATGTACAAATATATGGCGAGAATAAAATTCACTGCAATGGGCTCTTTATATCAGG gGCCTCATATCTTGCTGTTACATCATCGTTCCTTATGATGCTAATCCCAGTCATAATATTTCACGCCTTTACTTCACcg tggctttttaaaaaagatatttaCCTTGTTACAGTTTTCAacctaatattttttgttttgacaatatatactttttttaaaactagTTTTATGGATCCTGGTATAATACCAAGACaa AGTTCAGTTTTGAATTTATACGATGCAATCATCGATCAATACAGAGGGGCACAACCTCCAAAGCAAAAAGAAGTTTTAATTAATGGCGTTTTTTACAAACtaaaatattgttatacatgcaatatatatagggGTATAAGAACCGTTCATTGTTCTATTTGTGATAATTGTGTAGAAAAATTTGATCATCACTGCCCTTG ggTTGGGAATTGTATTGGTGCaagaaattataaatattttatttattttatttttaatttgtatattttgataTGCATAACACTAGGAGCAAGTATTTACAAATTAACAATAtgtatgaatattttatcaaataaGGGATATAATAGTGAAAagatttttattcatatatggGCTATGGCAACTGAtagtataatattaataatatatacaattttaacaTTATGGTTTGTTATAGGATTATTATgctatcatatatatacgaTAGTAACTAATCAAACAACTtatgaacaaataaaaactttttatcaaaatgaTAATCCATTTAATATTGGTattttaaacaatataaaagaaatattgtttacaaaaattaGACCCTCatacataaattttgaaaatccAAAATTACAAGTTATTGATCAGTATTCTTCTCACAATATTATAGCATATAGTGATAAGTCTATATCCATAGATCAAGAAATTGGAAATATTTCCCATACAGCTTCTATTGATGATAAAGAATGTAATAGTATAAAAGGTGATATAATTGATGATCATATTCATGGCGAAGTTGAAATGAAAGAAGATAGCcaacttttaaaaaaacatgataatgaatttgttgagaaaaataaaaatctatttttatctacTAAAAGGAAAGATTCAAAAGGGGGTAAAGAATATAATTCTTTCGATATAAATGCTAGAAACaaatcaaatatttttaaaaataaaagaatatcaaaaaagaaaacagACCATTTGAATAgttcaaaaaataacattatatttaatagaGGAATTGAAAAATCTGCACGctcaaaaaattacaaaaataaaataatatctaaaatttctaaaattaaattgataaaaactaaaaaaaaaaaaatatcagaagaattaaataatgatattgaaattaataattatcaaaataaatgcatTATCGAtgtgaataataatttaggCTCGTTGTATATTCGAAATGATGGATCATCAGGaagtaaaacaaataatgaagTATTTAGTGACATGGAAAATGAACTGGATGAAGCCTACTATTATTCTTCTCGGGCTAATAATTTAGcagatataaataagaaggttaatggaaaaaagaaaaagaaacacaataaaaaatattatataatttcaattaaaaattgggaaaaaaataatataaacacAAAGAATGTCGAAAATGATAGAGATTATTacaatgatatatataatattaatacataCAAGGACAAAGTGATAAAAactaatgaaataaatgaaaatattcacGAAGCAAAATATAATCATCATAATCATTTAACTCGTGTAAGGAAAAAAGTAGAATATaaacttttatttaaaaaaaaatttccatttattttgaagcataaaaataaaatccaAACATTCTATATGATAAGAGATCCCAAAACAGACAATAAATCTATTTATCCATATTCTACTGAAAATATTGATCATGAAAACCCTAGCGAAATATTATCCATCGATAATATACCCATAGCGGATAATGAAacagaattaaaaaaaattaattatttaaaaaaagaatgcCCTCATAAAATGCATCAAAGTAACTATAGTGATTCAAGTActaacaaattaaaaaatgctcTCAGTGAAGAGTATAGTAATTTCGATATTTTAAGTGATATAaatcataataaatatgatgatAGCAACATAAGCTATCGCAATGTCAAGCGTGAAACCTTAGGAAAACGCGAAAGCAAAGAaagcaataaaaaaatgagcaGAAAAAGGAAAGACGATGGAATTGTAGCTATAcgaaaaaatgttatattatCTATTTATAATCACAATGATAAAGGAAATAGTGTGGAGCCTCttgataaagaaaaaaaaaataatttggaATGCAAAAATGTTATCTATAATATTCgagataaaaaagaaaaattaattactttattaaaatataaaaaaaaagggaaaagaAGGCATGATTCGAAAATATCATTAGCATATCTTTCGCaagtaaataatatggatCTCTATAATTTTAGTCAAATTTACAAAAGGAGATATACCAAAATATACCAATGGAaatctaaaaaaatacaacaaaaaattataagaagaaaaaaaattaaacttTTATCGAGATCAtcacataaaaatatacatacatattataataacagTAAATGTTTTTTAGAGAATCTCAACAGATTAAAtgattttcaaataaataatagtaaattGATTAATAGATATTACCAACATAATACTTTATATTCAACTACAACTAAATATAATCGACTTGATAAtgcaaaattatatagttatttagcacatatgaaaaatattcaaaatcgTTCagatatcaaaaaaaaaagtaaagcTTCAAGATTTTTCGACTTATTTACAACATTTGCTCTAATAATtaattgtataaatataccatctaataatgataatgaatattga
- a CDS encoding calmodulin, putative — protein MEYEGETFHLTEYQINKTIKAFKYLDKKKKGLLKFEYEYKYNKNTKPNLSLLGKLLRCSGYNVSLQEIDKIKMILKDNKIKEKNIETNEKREDEIIINENNEILDNDMINSQMKDTNENDESNNISKLLNNLKNYDNFMELEKQREELKRKEEEKKNLFSIKEFFRIIQIPNITNEIKPASVLNAFEIFDEKGDGKISIKKLRFILQYLGEPLSNSEFDEFFEWLKTKEKVYKTDYIIYDDLLNELINKDTII, from the exons aTGGAATATGAAGGAGAAACATTTCATTTGACAGAGtaccaaataaataaaacgaTTAAGGCTTTCAAATatttagataaaaaaaaaaagggacTCTTGAAATTTGAGTATGAATAT aaatataataaaaataccaAACCCAATTTAAGTTTATTAGGGAAGTTGCTGAGATGTAGTGGATATAATGTGTCTTTACAAGAAATcgataaaataaagatgatcttaaaagataataaaataaaagaaaaaaatatagaaacaaatgaaaagagagaagatgaaataataataaatgaaaacaaCGAAATTTTAGATAATGATATGATAAATAGCCAAATGAAAGatacaaatgaaaatgatgaaagtAATAACATATCTAAgctattaaataatttaaaaaattatgataattttatggaattagaaaaacaaagagaagaattaaaaagaaaagaagaagaaaaaaaaaacttattTAGTATAAAAGAATTTTTTAGAATTATACAAATTCCAAATATAACCAATGAAATAAAACCAGCGAGTGTATTAAATgcttttgaaatatttgatgaaaaaggtgatggaaaaatatctatcaaaaaattaagatTTATTCTTCAATATTTAGGAGAGCCATTAAGTAATTCAGAGTTTGatgaattttttgaatGGCTTAAAACA aaagaaaaagtatataagactgattatataatatacgaCGACCTGCTAAATGaactaataaataaagacacaattatataa
- a CDS encoding transcription elongation factor s-II, putative encodes MSETDNITNIKNIQERLKEHENKLECDNEVIEEFDDATIEIIKKDLILLKDVEINKDILKQTKIGVTVNKFTKINNECIKNISKELVDKWKTIAIKEKNSNKNLENIKKRKHDEAENFNNNINEKGPELKKKSAPINLDNDNSTHINEDKGNNGKNNTKSYGQNNNENKKINIVNIEEMQHWNYSGKFHHDVLRDKAKQFLFKAFIVGSHDNLLHLIDRNKLDNIIYNIENELYKIFIEKKNSQKEYNMQLKSIKFNLSDKKNPNFNEKIYAEYISARTLATMNSQDMASDEKKNERQKCLQESLLACQSDWDVKNILLKKERKGEFQCFKCKGYDTVYQQLQTRSSDEPMTTFVTCLKCNNRWKF; translated from the coding sequence atgagTGAAACAGATAATATTacaaacataaaaaatatacaagaACGATTGAAAGAGCATGAAAACAAGCTCGAATGTGATAATGAAGTGATAGAAGAATTCGATGATGCTACaatagaaataattaaaaaagatttAATTTTACTAAAGGAtgttgaaataaataaagatatactaaaacaaacaaaaattgGTGTAACAGTTAacaaatttacaaaaataaataatgaatgtataaaaaatatatcaaaggAACTTGTAGATAAATGGAAAACTATAgcaataaaagaaaaaaactcaaataaaaatttggaaaatataaaaaaacgaaaacaTGATGAAGCtgaaaattttaacaataatattaatgaaaaggGACcggaattaaaaaaaaaaagtgctCCAATCAACCTGGATAATGATAATTCGACACATATAAATGAAGACAAAGGAAACAACgggaaaaataatactaaaTCTTATggacaaaataataatgaaaataaaaaaattaatatagtAAATATAGAAGAAATGCAACATTGGAATTACAGTGGGAAATTTCATCATGATGTTCTTCGTGATAAAGCAAAACAATTCTTGTTTAAAGCATTTATTGTAGGATCTCATGATAACTTATTACATTTAATCGATCGAAATAAATtagataatataatatataatatagaaaatgaattatacaaaatatttattgaaaaaaaaaattcacaaAAAGAATACAATATGCAATTAAAatcaattaaatttaatttatctgataaaaaaaatccaaaCTTTaacgaaaaaatatacgCAGAATATATTTCTGCTAGGACATTAGCAACTATGAATTCACAGGATATGGCTAgcgatgaaaaaaaaaatgaaagacAAAAATGTCTACAAGAAAGTTTATTGGCTTGCCAATCTGATTGGgatgttaaaaatattcttttaaaaaaagaaagaaaaggAGAATTCCAATGCTTTAAATGTAAAGGTTATGACACCGTATATCAACAGTTACAAACAAGAAGTAGTGATGAACCGATGACTACCTTTGTAACATGTTTAAAGTGTAATAATCGATGGAAGTTTTGA